In Eriocheir sinensis breed Jianghai 21 chromosome 64, ASM2467909v1, whole genome shotgun sequence, one DNA window encodes the following:
- the LOC126987103 gene encoding vesicular inhibitory amino acid transporter-like, with protein sequence MPGRVPPVSGVLYAASLVWEAAKAAAPTSCLGAADEKLNFAKTSREKGDMEMTSVAGAAPGEEGGPPGEGAPPLQREASVASTSTVGGGEGGEHDAITEWQAGWNVTNAIQGMFIVSLPYAVLHGGYWAIVAMVGIAYICCYTGKILVDCLYEVNEEGQLIRVRSSYKGIAREVFGQKWGGKIVNTAQLIELLMTCILYVVLCGDLMIGSFPNGPIDARSWMMLCGVILLPCGFLKNLHHVSTLSFWCMVAHLAINIIIFGYCIGNASTWAWSKVMFRIDIIEFPIALGIIVFSYTSHIFLPTLEYNMVDRSKFTCMLNWSHIAAALFKALFGYVGFMTWAVDTEEVITNNLPNPTFKGFVNIILVVKALLSYPLPFYAAVEIIEVTFFRGKPKTALPSVWALDGELKVWALAIRVLVVVFTILMAISIPHFAILMGLIGSFTGTMLSFIWPCYFHLKIKAGKLEWGDIAYDYFVIFLGFLFGIIGITTSFYSLVQAFKIGLPF encoded by the exons ATGCCGGGGCGCGTGCCGCCCGTCTCGGGGGTGCTGTATGCCGCCTCGCTGGTGTGGGAGGCCGCCAAGGCCGCGGCGCCCACCTCCTGCCTCGGCGCCGCCGACGAGAAGCTCAACTTTGCCAAGACTAGCCGCGAGAAGGGCGACATGGAGATGACCTCAGTGGCGGGCGCCGCCCCGGGGGAAGAAGGCGGCCCCCCGGGGGAGGGCGCGCCGCCCCTGCAGCGGGAGGCCTCCGTGGCCAGCACGTCCACAGTGGGCGGGGGGGAGGGCGGCGAGCACGACGCCATCACGGAGTGGCAGGCGGGATGGAACGTGACCAACGCCATTCAG GGTATGTTCATCGTGTCCCTGCCCTATGCTGTGCTCCACGGGGGGTACTGGGCTATCGTGGCTATGGTGGGTATCGCCTACATATGCTGCTATACGGGAAAGATACTGGTGGATTGCTTGTACGAGGTCAACGAAGAGGGTCAGCTGATCCGCGTTCGATCCTCATATAAGGGCATTGCCAGAGAGGTGTTCGGGCAGAAGTGGGGTGGGAAGATTGTCAACACGGCACAG TTGATCGAGCTGCTCATGACCTGTATCCTGTACGTGGTTTTGTGCGGTGACCTCATGATCGGGAGCTTCCCCAATGGGCCTATCGACGCTCGCTCCTGGATGATGCTGTGCGGGGTCATCCTCCTCCCCTGCGGCTTCCTCAAGAACCTCCACCACGTCTCCACATTGAGCTTCTGGTGCATGGTCGCTCATCTCGCTATCAACATTATCATCTTTGGCTACTGCATCGGGAACGCCTCCACCTGGGCATGGTCGAAGGTCATGTTCAGGATTGATATCATTGAATTCCCGATCGCTCTGGGCATCATCGTATTCAGCTACACATCGCATATCTTCCTGCCGACCCTGGAGTATAACATGGTTGACCGGTCGAAGTTCACGTGTATGTTGAACTGGAGTCACATAGCAGCGGCGCTCTTCAAGGCTCTCTTCGGGTATGTGGGCTTCATGACCTGGGCGGTGGACACGGAGGAGGTCATCACCAACAACCTACCGAACCCGACTTTCAAGGGCTTCGTCAACATCATCCTGGTGGTCAAGGCATTGCTGTCCTACCCACTCCCATTCTACGCCGCGGTGGAAATCATCGAGGTGACATTCTTCAGAGGGAAGCCCAAAACTGCCCTTCCGTCGGTATGGGCATTAGACGGGGAACTGAAGGTCTGGGCACTGGCGATTCgggtcctggtggtggtgttcaCGATCCTAATGGCTATCTCCATCCCCCACTTCGCGATCCTGATGGGCCTGATCGGGTCCTTCACTGGTACCATGCTCTCCTTCATATGGCCGTGTTACTTCCACCTCAAGATCAAGGCGGGAAAACTGGAGTGGGGGGATATCGCCTATGACTACTTCGTGATCTTCCTTGGGTTTCTTTTTGGGATCATCGGCATCACGACCTCCTTCTATTCCCTCGTGCAAGCCTTCAAGATTGGCCTGCCATTCTAA
- the LOC126987102 gene encoding proton channel OtopLc-like: MEVFQGRQKRDPKTLTGLAKRVGAVSDIAKSFESEVRGGSGRRRLLPQDPQKAQTGVEVRIATGGGGGGGGGEGREGHGFASSKMQNVGGSRESIAIGGGGGGGGGYPGPQWYRDGAGGRAATPLPHQLLRRSFRHKEESGGGGGRSREQSQEEIQEEEAQRRLSRRGGGGGGGGGGREPYHEPIDSLHLPRPSFASFRDKKSNRGGGGGGGGGGGGGEEQQVRRNPTLGELLKQDGGPSFITRVLHEEEGRGGGGGGGGGGRGEGRLSLSPSRRSTANISQLVRAPTHDPSTPAPTPTPTGLPPRRPPAPHDHPYDLDVKENGDATENENMDANITGKLTHTCSLTANYDTPDARRYPDQPERDSLDGRLPGSSPGGTGHPPPPPPPPPPPSSSSSSSSGFSKGPNAKSKKHKKLKDRDASPAPPGPPSSGRKGEKGEKGRERDMEEGGGGGGGGGGGFRPKTQPYTYLWVVLSGLYGKLVVLLMLAFTLTEALQNEVLPFTFQGIFLMYLYVGSILAILCIYVTVIIDNCPAISASKENLTRNDDAEVGSITSFGTLKRAHISRSKTSRTSFYLRVGALVFGLGTLIFNGLEIAMHSTLPSECVRDMVFAHPILQALFTFLQMHFLFVNSEVIVERFGQVARFGFMHLVATNLAVWVRAVVWDAATVWMLDTYSTGKVTEVPPQAEQVLRMHTCFQNNSLGRLWTDAQPYLFPFLVQYSLIAAAVTYVMWCNVGKEKLKRLGQHAKVEGEGTATMDKRDVRKGHWKVDCRSASKGLFLGLLCLVGGTVILIIFFVMKDQEDFKERLFWLTTSTHTLLLSLSILVTVIGFLQVPKLSLSTSGTRPLDLDKLLLSSTILGVYVFAIFGMIVGGTNYIAPQYLATFCLHALLLVQVSLQDMLVAEASRRTCTSRYQMLTKPGRQVITFLLFSNITLWGLDTFMTHSEVTQAFQYGFYGLLAWGVLSRVSLPLLILYRFHSGVILVEIWKNTYRTKAD; encoded by the exons ATGGAGGTGTTTCAGGGCAGACAAAAGCGGGACCCCAAGACCCTCACAGGACTGGCCAAACGGGTCGGAGCCGTGTCTGACATCGCCAAATCCTTCGAGTCGGAGGTCCGGGGAGGGTCAGGGCGGCGGCGACTCCTCCCGCAGGACCCACAGAAGGCACAGACGGGGGTGGAGGTCAGGatagcaacaggaggaggaggaggaggaggaggaggtgaaggaagagaaggccaTGGATTTGCAAGTTCGAAGATGCAGAATGTTGGAGGTAGTAGAGAGAGTATagccataggaggaggaggaggaggaggaggagggtacccCGGGCCACAGTGGTACAGGGATGGGGCAGGGGGCAGGGCAGCCACACCCCTGCCACATCAACTCCTACGGCGCTCCTTCAGACacaaggaggagagtggaggaggaggaggaaggagtagggagCAATCACAAGAGGAaatccaggaggaggaggcacagaggaggctatcacgaagaggaggaggaggaggaggaggaggaggaggaagagagcccTATCATGAACCGATAgactccctccatcttcctcgcccttccttcgcctccttcagGGACAAGAAGAgtaaccgaggaggaggaggaggaggaggaggaggaggaggaggaggagaagagcagcaAGTGAGAAGGAATCCTACCCTGGGGGAGCTCTTAAAACAAGATGGCGGCCCTTCCTTCATCACAAGAGTCCTacacgaagaagaaggaagaggaggaggaggaggaggaggaggaggaggaagaggagaaggaagactctccctctccccctcccgacGAAGCACCGCCAACATCTCTCAGTTAGTCAGGGCGCCCAcccatgacccctccacccccgcccccacgcccacccCCACCGGCCtgcccccccgccgcccccccgcCCCTCATGACCACCCCTACGACCTGGATGTTAAAGAAAACGGAGACGCCACAGAAAACGAGAACATGGATGCCAATATTACAG gTAAGCTGACGCACACCTGTTCTCTGACTGCAAATTATGACACACCTGACGCCAGAC ggTACCCGGACCAGCCTGAGCGGGACTCCCTGGACGGGCGCCTCCCAGGGTCGTCCCCCGGGGGTACGGGCCACCC tcctcctcctcctcctcctcctcctcctccttcttcttcttcttcttcttctt CAGGCTTCAGCAAGGGACCGAACGCCAAGAGTAAAAAACATAAGAAGCTGAAGGATCGCgacgcctcccccgccccccccggcCCCCCCTCCTCCggcagaaagggggagaagggagagaaggggagggagagggacatggaggaaggaggaggaggaggaggaggaggaggaggaggatttaggcCTAAGACGCAGCcata CACGTACCTGTGGGTGGTGCTGTCGGGTCTGTACGGCAAGTTGGTGGTGCTGCTGATGCTGGCCTTCACGCTGACGGAGGCGCTGCAGAACGAGGTGCTGCCCTTCACTTTCCAG ggCATCTTCCTCATGTACCTCTACGTGGGCTCCATCCTCGCCATCCTCTGCATCTACGTCACCGTCATCATCGACAACTGCCCCGCCATCAGCGCTAGCAAGGAGAATTTGACCCGAAACGACGATGCTGAAGTCGGGTCCATAACCTCCTTTGGCACACTGAAACGAGCGCATATTTCAAGATCCAAGACTTCAAGGACCTCTTTTTACTTGCGTGTGGGGGCGCTGG tgTTCGGCCTGGGCACCCTGATCTTCAATGGACTGGAGATCGCCATGCACTCGACCCTGCCCAGCGAGTGTGTGAGGGACATGGTATTTGCGCACCCAATCCTGCAAGCGTTGTTCACCTTCCTGCAAATGCACTTCCTCTTCGTGAACTCGGag GTCATCGTGGAGCGGTTCGGGCAGGTGGCGCGGTTCGGTTTTATGCACCTGGTGGCGACGAACCTGGCGGTGTGGGTCCGCGCCGTGGTGTGGGACGCGGCCACTGTCTGGATGCTGGACACCTACAGCACAG gCAAGGTGACGGAGGTGCCCCCCCAGGCTGAGCAGGTCCTAAGGATGCACACCTGCTTCCAGAACAACTCCCTGGGGCGCCTATGGACCGACGCACAGCcatacctcttccccttcctcgtgcagtacag CCTGATCGCGGCCGCCGTGACGTACGTGATGTGGTGTAACGTTGGCAAGGAGAAGCTGAAGCGCCTGGGCCAGCACGCGAAGGTCGAGGGCGAGGGAACGGCCACCATGGACAAGAGAGACGTCAGGAAGGGCCactggaag GTGGACTGTCGCAGCGCCTCCAAGGGTCTATTCCTGGGCCTACTCTGCCTGGTGGGCGGGACGGTCATTCTCATCATCTTCTTCGTCATGAAAGATCAGGAGGACTTCAAGGAGCGGCTATTCTGGCTGaccacatccacacacacgcTCCTGCTATCTCTATCTATCCTGGTGACGGTCATAGGGTTCCTCCAGGTCCCCAAGTTGTCCCTATCCACGTCAGGGACACGCCCCCTCGACCTGGATAAGCTGCTACTGTCCTCGACGATACTGGGAGTGTACGTGTTTGCGATATTTGGTATGATCGTAGGAGGGACAAACTACATCGCCCCGCAGTACCTCGCCACCTTCTGCCTACACGCCCTGCTGCTGGTCCAG gTATCTCTTCAGGACATGCTCGTAGCGGAAGCCAGCCGTAGAACCTGCACATCCCGCTACCAGATGCTCACCAAACCCGGCAGACAGGTCATCACATTTCTCCTGTTCTCTAACATTACTCTATGGGGTCTGGACACCTTCATGACCCACTCGGAGGTGACCCAGGCCTTCCAGTATGGGTTCTATGGGTTGCTAGCATGGGGGGTTCTATCAAGGGTTTCGCTGCCCCTGTTGATATTGTATAGGTTTCATTCGGGTGTGATTCTAGTGGAAATTTGGAAGAACACTTATAGGACCAAAGCcgattaa